One window of the Acinetobacter equi genome contains the following:
- a CDS encoding thioesterase family protein — MALKKSWTGNVEFGLDTDVTVVLEQLCHAFNQSPFYTYCGMSMRVVDGVIEAYVEMQKELIGNTAFRILHGGVAATILDSIGGITAMGELYKKATPEELPEISQKVSKLATIDIRVDYLAPGRGQYFVARAETLRLGRKGCTMRMTMENDEGKAIATAIASYVY, encoded by the coding sequence ATGGCATTAAAAAAAAGTTGGACTGGTAATGTTGAATTTGGTTTAGATACAGATGTAACGGTTGTATTAGAACAGCTATGTCATGCATTTAACCAATCTCCATTTTATACCTATTGTGGTATGAGTATGAGAGTTGTAGATGGGGTCATTGAAGCTTATGTGGAGATGCAAAAGGAGTTAATTGGTAATACTGCATTCAGAATTTTGCATGGTGGGGTGGCAGCAACTATTTTAGATAGTATTGGTGGTATTACTGCAATGGGGGAGCTTTATAAAAAGGCAACGCCAGAAGAATTACCTGAAATTAGTCAAAAAGTATCTAAATTAGCAACTATTGATATTCGTGTTGATTATTTAGCACCAGGTCGGGGGCAATATTTTGTTGCACGTGCTGAAACTTTACGTTTAGGTCGTAAAGGTTGCACTATGCGTATGACCATGGAAAATGATGAAGGCAAAGCGATTGCAACGGCAATAGCATCTTATGTGTATTAA
- a CDS encoding efflux RND transporter periplasmic adaptor subunit codes for MTDVQNTLPNAPSTDQTSDAELKAKRKKALSIVALLLVITFAIFLIWRFFFNNTVSTENAYVGAETASITSMVTGQVAEVFVSDTQHVKKGQLLVQIDPRDAEIAVAQAKAELIKAQRQYKQTAANSSSLNAQIYVSDDAIQSAAAQVVKAQADLTKVQEEYNRRVQLRSTGAISQEELSTSKNTVNTAKAALEVANASLAQAKSSQKAAQSNLEANQALIQGANENSTPDVLVAQARLKQALLDLERTKVKAPLNGVVTRRNIQVGQRVSPGSVLMLVVPEQQVYVDANFKESQLERVHVGQKVKLTSDYYGDSVEFTGTVTGFSGGTGAAFALIPAQNATGNWIKVVQRLPVRIQLDSKELAEHPLRVGLSMEATIDLTSK; via the coding sequence ATGACAGATGTTCAAAATACACTGCCAAATGCACCATCTACAGATCAAACGAGTGATGCTGAATTAAAAGCAAAACGAAAGAAAGCCTTAAGTATAGTGGCACTTTTGCTTGTAATTACATTTGCTATCTTTTTGATATGGAGGTTTTTCTTTAATAATACAGTAAGTACAGAGAATGCCTATGTAGGTGCAGAAACGGCTTCTATTACATCTATGGTAACGGGGCAAGTTGCAGAGGTTTTTGTAAGTGATACTCAGCATGTCAAAAAAGGGCAATTGTTAGTACAAATTGATCCTAGAGATGCTGAAATTGCGGTAGCACAAGCAAAAGCAGAATTGATTAAAGCACAGCGTCAATATAAACAAACCGCTGCTAATAGTAGTTCTTTAAATGCGCAAATATATGTGAGTGATGATGCAATTCAAAGTGCAGCTGCTCAAGTTGTAAAAGCTCAGGCAGATTTAACGAAAGTCCAAGAGGAATATAATCGCCGTGTTCAATTACGTTCAACTGGTGCAATTTCTCAAGAAGAATTAAGTACATCTAAAAATACGGTTAATACAGCGAAAGCCGCTTTAGAAGTTGCGAATGCGAGTCTTGCACAAGCTAAATCTAGTCAAAAAGCAGCACAAAGTAATTTAGAAGCCAATCAAGCGTTAATTCAAGGTGCAAATGAAAACTCAACGCCTGATGTTTTAGTTGCTCAAGCGAGATTGAAGCAAGCTTTACTAGATTTAGAACGAACCAAAGTAAAAGCACCATTAAATGGTGTTGTAACACGTCGAAATATTCAAGTTGGGCAACGTGTATCGCCAGGTAGTGTTTTGATGCTTGTTGTACCCGAACAGCAAGTATATGTAGATGCTAACTTTAAAGAAAGCCAGCTTGAACGTGTACATGTGGGGCAAAAGGTTAAACTCACTTCAGATTATTATGGTGACTCTGTTGAGTTTACTGGAACGGTTACAGGTTTTTCAGGAGGGACTGGTGCAGCCTTTGCATTAATTCCTGCACAAAATGCAACAGGGAATTGGATTAAAGTCGTTCAGCGTTTACCTGTACGTATTCAGTTAGATTCCAAAGAATTAGCAGAGCATCCACTTCGAGTCGGTTTGTCGATGGAAGCAACCATTGATTTAACATCGAAGTAA
- a CDS encoding DHA2 family efflux MFS transporter permease subunit, whose translation MNQVYPISDLKGGRLILAAFVLALANFMVVLDMTIANVSVPHISGSLAVSASQGTWVITSYAVAEAICVPLTGWLAGRFGAVRTFAVSLFGFTIFSILCGLSTSLEMLIFCRIGQGLFGGPIMPLSQTLLMRIFPQEKQSQAMGMWAMTTVLGPILGPILGGTISDNWSWHWIFFINIPVGLVCAYAVMRLLKSAETPTAKLKIDMGGLLLLVLWIGALQLMLDLGHEKDWFNNPFIVILAITSFVGLIIFTIWELTERHPIVNIQIFRYRGFTISVLALAFGFGAFFGSIVLIPQWLQINLGYTASWAGLLTATMGLGSLTMSPIAAKLAMKYDQRALASFGLCLLGGVTLMRAFWTTDADFMALAWPQILQGFAVPFFFIPLSNMALGAVKPHEMAAAAGLMNFLRTMAGAIGASIAVTIWADHAKISRAELSGLLHIDEVKNTLMNIGLSEQGSIAYIANLVESEANTISADYVFFTMSLVFFFAGLIIWLCPKPKAGMASSENLH comes from the coding sequence ATGAATCAGGTTTATCCTATAAGTGATCTTAAAGGTGGTCGCTTAATACTGGCAGCTTTTGTATTGGCTTTAGCCAACTTTATGGTCGTCTTAGATATGACGATTGCCAATGTATCTGTACCTCATATTTCAGGAAGTTTGGCAGTTTCAGCCTCACAAGGGACGTGGGTTATTACCTCTTATGCAGTTGCAGAAGCAATTTGTGTTCCTTTAACAGGATGGCTTGCAGGACGCTTTGGTGCAGTTCGTACTTTTGCTGTGAGCTTATTTGGCTTTACTATTTTTTCTATTTTGTGTGGTTTATCTACCAGTTTAGAAATGCTGATATTTTGTCGAATTGGACAGGGGCTTTTTGGCGGTCCAATTATGCCATTAAGCCAAACTTTGCTAATGCGAATTTTCCCTCAAGAGAAGCAATCACAGGCAATGGGAATGTGGGCAATGACCACAGTTTTAGGTCCTATTTTAGGTCCTATTTTAGGTGGAACGATCAGTGATAATTGGTCTTGGCATTGGATTTTCTTTATTAATATTCCTGTGGGCTTGGTCTGTGCATACGCAGTTATGCGCTTATTAAAATCTGCAGAAACACCAACTGCAAAATTAAAAATAGATATGGGGGGATTGTTACTTCTCGTTCTATGGATTGGTGCTTTGCAGCTAATGTTGGATTTAGGTCATGAAAAGGACTGGTTTAATAACCCATTTATTGTCATTTTAGCGATTACATCTTTTGTTGGGTTGATTATTTTTACGATCTGGGAGCTGACAGAACGTCATCCTATAGTGAATATTCAAATCTTTAGATACCGAGGATTTACCATTTCAGTTTTAGCCTTAGCATTTGGCTTTGGTGCTTTTTTTGGCAGTATTGTACTTATTCCACAGTGGCTGCAAATTAACTTAGGATATACCGCAAGTTGGGCAGGACTACTGACTGCAACCATGGGGCTTGGTAGTTTAACGATGTCACCTATTGCAGCTAAACTAGCAATGAAATATGACCAACGGGCATTGGCAAGTTTTGGATTATGTTTACTTGGTGGTGTGACGCTTATGCGTGCTTTTTGGACTACAGATGCCGATTTTATGGCATTAGCATGGCCGCAAATATTACAAGGTTTTGCTGTTCCATTTTTCTTTATTCCTTTATCGAATATGGCTTTAGGTGCAGTTAAGCCACATGAAATGGCAGCGGCAGCAGGGTTAATGAACTTTTTAAGAACCATGGCAGGTGCTATAGGTGCTTCTATTGCAGTCACAATTTGGGCTGATCATGCCAAGATTTCACGTGCAGAACTTTCGGGCTTATTACATATTGATGAAGTGAAAAATACTCTCATGAATATTGGCTTAAGTGAACAAGGCTCAATTGCTTACATTGCTAATTTAGTTGAATCTGAAGCAAATACTATTTCTGCTGATTATGTATTTTTTACGATGTCTTTAGTTTTTTTCTTTGCTGGGCTTATTATTTGGTTATGTCCAAAACCAAAAGCAGGTATGGCAAGTAGTGAAAACTTACATTAA
- the glpK gene encoding glycerol kinase GlpK, which translates to MSFLLALDQGTTSSRAIIFNEHGEIQAIAQQETHIHTPQSGWVEQDALEIWSSQIAVIQQALAQASILAKDIKAIGLTNQRETTVIWDKRTGKPLAPAIIWQDRRATPWCNQLSQKRLSEKIQHRTGLRIDPYFSAGKLVWLLENIQGLRKLAEDGHVAFGTIDSWLVWNLTQGTTHIIEASNASRTMLMNLETQSWDTELLELFNIPVSILPQIINSDTYVADTATGLLGANIPITGILGDQQAALFGQSCFDVGMAKNTYGTGCFLLFNSGDQVQYSQNKLLSTLAWKTQNQTTFALEGSVFMAGAVVQWLRDGLGIIQKSSDVEKLATKVQHTDGVVLVPAFTGLGAPHWDSDARALLCGMSRGTTKEHIARAALESIAFQVSDVLTAMKSDLAHPLKELRVDGGASQNDMLMQFQADILNVPVLRPQMLESTAWGAAAMAGLKAGIFSNFSDISQSWQLDRAFEPKMNEDQRQSYLAQWQTALKRAKSDII; encoded by the coding sequence ATGAGCTTTTTACTTGCACTAGATCAAGGTACAACATCAAGTCGTGCCATCATTTTTAATGAGCATGGAGAAATTCAAGCAATAGCTCAACAAGAAACCCATATTCATACTCCACAATCTGGTTGGGTCGAGCAAGATGCTTTAGAAATTTGGTCATCACAAATTGCTGTAATTCAGCAAGCACTTGCCCAAGCGAGTATTTTAGCAAAAGATATTAAAGCAATTGGTTTAACAAACCAAAGAGAAACAACCGTTATTTGGGATAAGCGCACAGGTAAACCACTTGCACCTGCTATTATCTGGCAAGATCGACGGGCAACACCATGGTGCAACCAACTTAGTCAAAAGCGCCTAAGTGAAAAAATTCAACATAGAACTGGATTACGAATAGATCCTTATTTTAGTGCAGGAAAACTCGTTTGGTTACTAGAAAATATTCAAGGGCTAAGAAAACTTGCAGAAGATGGGCATGTCGCATTTGGCACTATTGATAGTTGGTTAGTTTGGAATCTTACCCAAGGTACAACACATATCATTGAAGCAAGTAATGCCTCTCGTACGATGCTCATGAATTTAGAAACCCAATCTTGGGATACAGAATTACTCGAATTATTTAATATTCCAGTTTCTATTCTTCCTCAAATCATCAATTCAGATACCTATGTAGCAGATACAGCAACAGGGTTATTAGGTGCAAATATTCCTATTACAGGCATTTTAGGAGATCAACAAGCTGCTTTATTTGGTCAGTCTTGTTTTGATGTTGGTATGGCAAAAAATACATATGGAACAGGTTGTTTTCTATTATTCAATAGTGGTGATCAAGTTCAATACAGTCAAAATAAATTATTATCTACATTGGCTTGGAAAACCCAAAATCAAACTACATTTGCTCTTGAAGGCAGTGTCTTTATGGCAGGTGCCGTCGTTCAATGGCTAAGAGATGGTTTGGGAATTATTCAAAAAAGTAGTGATGTTGAAAAGTTAGCAACAAAAGTACAGCATACAGATGGCGTTGTTCTCGTTCCAGCATTTACAGGACTTGGTGCCCCTCATTGGGATAGTGATGCACGCGCACTTTTATGTGGAATGTCTCGTGGTACAACAAAGGAACACATTGCACGTGCGGCATTAGAATCTATTGCATTCCAAGTTTCAGATGTACTAACCGCAATGAAATCTGACTTAGCTCATCCGCTCAAAGAACTCCGTGTTGATGGTGGTGCTAGCCAAAATGATATGCTTATGCAATTCCAAGCGGATATTTTAAATGTTCCAGTTTTACGTCCACAAATGTTGGAATCTACTGCTTGGGGTGCTGCAGCAATGGCCGGATTAAAAGCAGGTATATTTAGTAATTTTTCAGATATTTCACAATCTTGGCAATTAGATCGTGCATTTGAGCCAAAAATGAATGAAGATCAACGACAAAGTTATTTAGCACAATGGCAAACTGCTTTAAAACGTGCTAAATCCGATATTATCTAA
- a CDS encoding IS6 family transposase, whose product MNPFHGRHFQGEIILWAVRWYCKYGISYRELQEMLAERGVNVDHTTIYRWVQRYAPEMEKRLRWYWRNPTDLHAWHMDETYIKVNGKWTYLYRAVDQRGHTIDFYLSSRRNTQSAYRFLSKIFNNVKKWQIPRVINTDKAPTYGRALSRLKREGKCPESLKHQQIKYKNNVIECDHSKLKRIIKPMLGFKSMKTAYATIKGIEVMRALRKGQASLFYRGHALGEVYLVNRVFGI is encoded by the coding sequence ATGAATCCATTCCATGGCCGACATTTTCAAGGTGAAATTATTCTTTGGGCGGTTCGTTGGTATTGTAAATATGGCATCAGCTATCGTGAACTTCAGGAAATGCTTGCTGAACGAGGTGTAAATGTTGATCACACTACGATTTATCGTTGGGTGCAGCGTTATGCGCCTGAAATGGAAAAACGTTTACGCTGGTATTGGCGCAATCCTACAGATTTACATGCATGGCATATGGATGAAACTTATATCAAAGTAAATGGCAAATGGACCTATCTCTACCGTGCTGTGGATCAACGTGGTCATACCATTGATTTCTATCTTTCATCTCGACGAAATACCCAATCGGCTTATCGCTTTCTCTCCAAGATCTTCAACAATGTGAAAAAGTGGCAAATTCCACGCGTAATCAATACAGATAAAGCTCCGACTTATGGGCGTGCGTTATCACGATTAAAACGAGAAGGAAAATGTCCTGAAAGCCTTAAACATCAGCAGATTAAATACAAAAATAATGTGATTGAATGTGATCATAGCAAGCTGAAGAGAATCATTAAGCCCATGTTAGGATTTAAATCAATGAAAACGGCATATGCCACCATTAAAGGTATTGAAGTGATGCGTGCACTACGCAAAGGACAAGCTTCATTATTTTATCGGGGTCATGCCTTAGGAGAAGTGTATTTAGTGAATAGAGTTTTCGGAATTTAA
- a CDS encoding phospholipase D-like domain-containing protein, with the protein MITGNIIPTQNKNRSCLHAKFFYIDHKVFIGSFNFDPRSKSLNTEVGLILESESLQQEIHESLSLLLPRIAYELKLNKYGKIIWLEHHDGNVTTHKYEPETTLFQRLTIKVISILPIEWIM; encoded by the coding sequence ATTATAACAGGTAATATCATTCCAACTCAAAACAAAAATAGATCTTGTTTACATGCTAAATTTTTCTATATTGATCACAAAGTTTTTATTGGATCATTTAATTTTGATCCAAGATCTAAATCATTAAATACTGAAGTTGGTTTGATACTTGAATCTGAAAGTTTACAACAAGAAATTCATGAATCATTATCTCTATTATTACCTCGTATCGCCTACGAACTAAAACTTAATAAATATGGAAAAATTATATGGCTTGAGCATCATGATGGCAATGTAACAACACATAAATATGAACCAGAGACCACTTTATTTCAAAGACTTACAATCAAAGTGATCTCAATCCTACCAATAGAATGGATAATGTAA
- a CDS encoding phospholipase D-like domain-containing protein, with product MVERIKKYINSSEASSSPIDSNYWFHSEQNIDTKIAEGLTAFLPLYEAFLSIATRLHLITKAQHHIDLQYYIWENDELGHLLLSELLRAANRGVQIRLLIDDQNGTQLDSSLEQLVIHPNFSIKFYNPYKFRKLRALDFLYRAFQINRRMHNKLIIADGEIAVTGGRNISRQYFNASNKSEFTDFDILFYGPPVKDANRLFLDFWNDTLSCPVNYFLKSGTAAGLQQLKNKYEQESLVKTIDKEKLFRTEKLLREYHLAKYPLRWAKAHFIGDTPNKTRNKVNKEDLLYNKFIKIMGMPKYHFQLVSAYFIPTKFGVKQLTNIKESHVSVRILTNSYLANNVPIVHAFYQKYRQKLLTSNIKIYELKPFIQQKNKLGMKL from the coding sequence ATGGTAGAGCGTATAAAAAAATATATAAATAGTTCAGAAGCATCAAGCTCCCCTATTGATAGTAATTATTGGTTTCATTCCGAACAAAATATTGATACTAAAATTGCAGAAGGTCTAACTGCATTTTTACCGTTATATGAAGCTTTTTTAAGTATTGCAACCAGATTACACTTAATCACCAAGGCCCAACATCATATCGATTTACAATACTATATTTGGGAAAACGATGAGCTTGGACACTTACTTCTTTCAGAACTTCTTAGGGCAGCTAATAGAGGAGTACAAATTCGATTACTAATTGATGATCAAAATGGCACTCAACTTGATTCTAGTTTAGAACAACTTGTAATTCATCCAAATTTTTCTATTAAATTTTATAATCCCTATAAATTTAGAAAATTACGTGCATTAGATTTTTTATATAGAGCATTTCAAATAAACCGTCGTATGCATAATAAACTTATAATTGCTGATGGTGAAATTGCAGTTACTGGTGGAAGAAATATTAGTCGTCAGTATTTTAATGCTAGTAATAAATCTGAATTTACGGATTTCGATATTCTATTTTATGGCCCACCTGTTAAAGATGCCAATCGGTTATTTCTAGACTTTTGGAATGATACATTAAGTTGTCCTGTTAATTATTTTTTAAAATCAGGTACAGCAGCTGGTCTACAACAGTTAAAAAATAAATATGAGCAAGAAAGTCTTGTAAAAACCATAGATAAAGAAAAACTCTTCCGTACTGAAAAGTTACTTAGAGAATATCATTTAGCTAAATATCCACTCCGTTGGGCAAAAGCCCATTTTATTGGAGACACACCTAACAAAACTAGAAACAAAGTTAATAAAGAGGATCTTTTGTACAATAAATTTATAAAAATAATGGGAATGCCAAAGTATCATTTTCAACTCGTTTCAGCATATTTCATTCCAACTAAATTCGGTGTAAAGCAATTAACGAATATTAAAGAATCGCATGTCAGTGTTCGTATTCTCACTAATTCTTATTTAGCAAATAATGTTCCGATTGTGCATGCTTTTTATCAAAAATATAGACAAAAACTTTTAACTTCAAATATAAAAATTTATGAGTTAAAACCCTTCATTCAACAAAAAAACAAACTTGGTATGAAATTATAA
- a CDS encoding LysR family transcriptional regulator → MSIDTRLLNIFDAIFKHRSVSKASDELGIGQPTVSIGLNKLREHYHDPLFIRVGNEMQPTDLSINLSKGIRSVLTQIQSINDFNVEFDPRTSNQQFNISMTDISHLVLLPKLINYLQVHSPNIRINIVPIDNNTQRLMESGDIDLAIGFLPQLEAGFYQQTLFNQHYVVIANAEHPRLRENRITVEQYSQELHIDILATGGHYVVEHELQKLGIKRNTSVTLPSYLGIGLVIQETDAIATIPNYLSHVLLSRGRLKIIELPFNFAKYEVKQHWHSRVHNNPSNQWLRRVCFSLFSGTNFEDV, encoded by the coding sequence ATGAGCATTGATACGCGTTTATTGAATATTTTTGATGCAATTTTTAAACATCGAAGTGTTTCAAAAGCTTCTGATGAGCTTGGAATTGGTCAGCCAACTGTGAGTATTGGCTTAAATAAATTAAGAGAACATTATCATGATCCTTTATTTATTCGAGTTGGAAATGAAATGCAACCAACTGATTTATCAATAAATTTATCAAAAGGAATTCGAAGTGTTTTAACACAAATTCAAAGTATTAATGACTTCAATGTTGAATTTGACCCTAGAACATCAAATCAACAATTCAATATCAGTATGACGGACATTAGTCATTTAGTCTTATTGCCAAAGCTCATAAATTACTTACAGGTACATTCACCCAATATTCGTATAAATATTGTTCCGATTGACAATAATACTCAACGTTTAATGGAATCAGGCGATATTGATTTAGCAATCGGTTTCTTACCTCAATTAGAAGCTGGCTTTTATCAACAAACACTTTTTAATCAGCATTATGTTGTAATTGCAAATGCTGAACATCCTCGTTTACGAGAGAATCGAATTACAGTTGAACAATATAGCCAAGAATTACATATCGATATTTTAGCAACGGGTGGACATTATGTAGTGGAACATGAGTTACAAAAACTCGGTATTAAAAGAAATACATCTGTAACGCTACCAAGCTATTTAGGGATTGGACTTGTTATTCAGGAAACTGATGCGATTGCAACTATACCGAACTATTTAAGCCATGTTTTATTATCTAGGGGACGATTGAAAATTATCGAGCTTCCTTTTAATTTCGCTAAATATGAGGTGAAACAACATTGGCATTCTCGTGTACACAATAATCCAAGTAATCAATGGTTACGCCGTGTTTGTTTTTCATTATTTTCAGGAACAAACTTTGAAGATGTCTAA
- a CDS encoding cupin domain-containing protein yields MEQLATLADLPERYLEHLEQSNLVPLWPSLRNVLPPIKPIPHTQSLVWKYSEIKPLLLEAGELTPIEKAERRVLVLANPGHGLENMRATSVIYLGMQLLLPNEWAPAHRHTPNAVRLIVEGEKAYTTVEGVKCPMEHGDLILTPSGLWHEHGHDGDQPVIWLDVLDLPLVYYMEASFVEGGESQPVKTVENKMSYSAGLVPVQHHIRAEQNYPMLRYPWKDAKQLLIDLSEKQSEGPIQVAYVNPETGEDCQKIIGYSVLMVRSGETVQLQPRSAAMVFHVIEGEAEIKIDGKIFGIDQADTACAPCFSNIDLINKSNRPCFIFIADEAPIQKKLGLYSVRARSE; encoded by the coding sequence ATGGAACAGCTTGCAACATTAGCAGATCTCCCGGAACGCTATTTGGAACATCTAGAACAAAGTAATTTAGTCCCATTATGGCCCAGTCTTCGTAATGTTTTACCCCCGATAAAACCAATTCCACATACACAAAGTTTAGTTTGGAAATATAGTGAAATTAAGCCTCTATTATTAGAAGCTGGGGAATTAACACCGATTGAAAAGGCTGAAAGACGTGTCCTAGTACTCGCAAATCCAGGACATGGTTTGGAAAATATGCGTGCAACTTCAGTAATTTATCTTGGAATGCAATTGCTTCTTCCAAATGAGTGGGCACCTGCACATCGCCATACACCGAATGCAGTTCGTTTAATTGTTGAAGGTGAAAAAGCCTATACAACGGTTGAAGGCGTTAAATGCCCAATGGAACATGGTGATTTAATTTTAACACCATCGGGTTTATGGCATGAACATGGTCATGATGGTGATCAACCAGTGATTTGGTTAGATGTGCTTGATTTGCCATTGGTGTACTACATGGAAGCATCTTTTGTAGAAGGTGGCGAGTCACAGCCTGTAAAAACTGTAGAAAATAAAATGAGTTATAGCGCAGGTCTAGTACCAGTACAGCATCATATTCGCGCTGAACAAAATTATCCAATGCTTCGATATCCATGGAAAGATGCTAAACAATTACTCATCGATTTATCAGAAAAACAATCTGAAGGTCCAATTCAGGTGGCATATGTGAATCCTGAAACAGGTGAAGATTGTCAAAAAATTATTGGTTATTCAGTGCTTATGGTGAGATCAGGTGAAACAGTTCAGTTACAACCGCGCTCAGCAGCAATGGTATTTCATGTAATTGAAGGTGAAGCTGAAATTAAAATTGATGGAAAAATCTTTGGAATTGACCAAGCAGATACAGCTTGTGCACCTTGTTTTTCAAATATTGATTTAATCAATAAGTCTAATAGACCTTGCTTTATTTTTATAGCAGATGAAGCACCAATTCAGAAAAAACTTGGTCTGTATTCGGTTCGTGCTCGCAGTGAATGA
- a CDS encoding 3-hydroxybenzoate 6-monooxygenase: MSNQTMPILVAGGGIGGFAAALALAKRGFKVQVFEQAPEIGEIGAGIQLGPNAFNAFDALGIGDRARARAVYTDYMVMHDALDEYQVGRIETSEAFIKRFGNPYAVIHRADIHTSLVEGAQESGDIEIITDCKIVNVDQDENSVTITDHKGNAYIGQALIGADGVKSIVREKYVGDPALVTGHVVYRAVVSKEEFPENLQWNAASIWVGPNCHLVHYPLRGGEEYNVVVTFHSREQEEWGVKDGSKEEVLSYFQGICPKARQLIELPKSWRRWATADREPIDQWTYGRITLLGDAAHPTTQYMAQGACMAMEDAVTLGEALRITNNNIEQAFDIYQRARVARTARIVLSSREMGKIYHAKGVQRMVRNDLWRGRPSEGFYEAMSWLYNWNVDNCLDAAKNYTGNAA, from the coding sequence ATGTCAAATCAAACGATGCCTATTTTAGTTGCTGGTGGCGGTATTGGTGGTTTTGCTGCAGCATTAGCTTTAGCAAAACGTGGTTTCAAAGTGCAAGTTTTTGAGCAAGCACCAGAAATTGGTGAAATTGGTGCGGGAATTCAATTAGGACCAAATGCATTTAATGCATTTGATGCTCTAGGGATTGGTGATCGTGCACGTGCACGTGCAGTTTATACCGATTATATGGTTATGCATGATGCATTGGATGAGTATCAAGTTGGTCGTATTGAAACTAGTGAGGCTTTTATTAAACGATTTGGTAATCCATATGCGGTTATTCATCGTGCTGATATCCATACGTCATTAGTTGAAGGTGCACAGGAAAGTGGTGATATTGAAATTATCACAGACTGTAAAATTGTTAATGTTGATCAAGATGAAAATAGTGTGACGATTACAGATCACAAAGGTAATGCATATATTGGTCAAGCATTAATTGGTGCAGATGGTGTGAAATCTATTGTCCGTGAAAAATATGTAGGTGATCCTGCATTAGTAACAGGTCATGTGGTATATCGTGCTGTTGTATCTAAAGAAGAATTTCCTGAAAACTTACAATGGAATGCTGCAAGTATTTGGGTCGGTCCGAATTGTCATTTAGTACATTATCCATTGCGCGGCGGTGAAGAATATAACGTTGTTGTAACTTTCCATAGTCGTGAACAAGAAGAATGGGGTGTTAAAGATGGTTCTAAAGAAGAAGTTCTTTCTTACTTCCAAGGTATTTGCCCTAAAGCACGACAATTAATTGAATTACCAAAATCATGGCGTCGTTGGGCAACTGCTGATCGTGAACCAATTGATCAATGGACGTATGGTCGTATTACATTATTAGGTGATGCTGCTCATCCAACAACTCAATACATGGCACAAGGTGCATGTATGGCAATGGAAGATGCGGTTACATTAGGTGAAGCACTACGTATTACGAATAATAATATTGAGCAAGCATTTGATATTTATCAACGTGCACGTGTTGCTCGTACTGCACGTATAGTTCTATCTTCACGTGAAATGGGTAAGATTTATCATGCTAAAGGCGTACAGCGGATGGTACGTAATGATTTATGGCGTGGTCGTCCTAGTGAAGGTTTCTATGAGGCAATGTCTTGGTTATATAACTGGAATGTTGATAACTGTTTAGATGCGGCGAAAAATTATACGGGGAATGCAGCATGA
- the maiA gene encoding maleylacetoacetate isomerase has protein sequence MKMFGFFRSGTSHRTRIILNLKQINYDFQPISLMKNEHKLASFKELNPQGFVPVLEVNDQKLIQSPAIIEWLEEQYPMPALLPQEEPARAKVRAIAALIGCDIHPINNKRILEYLRHTLKLDDQQVETWCQHWINEGFNALEQLLEQDQVRGDFCVGDAPTIADAYLIPQVDSSKRFNVDMTKYPNIQRVYDACMQLPAFQAAAPKNQPDAV, from the coding sequence ATGAAAATGTTTGGATTTTTCCGTAGTGGAACATCGCACAGAACACGTATCATTTTAAATTTAAAGCAAATTAACTACGACTTTCAGCCAATTTCATTAATGAAAAATGAGCATAAACTAGCGAGCTTTAAAGAACTTAATCCGCAAGGTTTTGTACCTGTACTTGAAGTAAATGATCAAAAACTTATTCAAAGCCCTGCAATTATTGAGTGGTTAGAAGAGCAGTACCCAATGCCTGCGTTGTTACCTCAAGAAGAGCCTGCAAGAGCAAAAGTACGTGCGATTGCAGCCTTGATTGGATGTGATATTCATCCAATCAATAACAAACGTATCCTTGAATATCTTCGTCATACATTAAAACTTGATGATCAACAAGTTGAAACATGGTGCCAGCATTGGATTAATGAAGGGTTCAATGCTTTAGAACAACTACTTGAACAAGATCAAGTACGTGGTGATTTTTGTGTAGGGGATGCACCAACAATTGCAGATGCATACCTAATTCCACAAGTTGATTCATCAAAACGTTTTAATGTTGATATGACTAAATATCCTAATATTCAGCGTGTTTATGATGCATGTATGCAATTACCTGCATTTCAAGCAGCTGCGCCAAAAAATCAACCAGATGCTGTGTAA